The Cucumis melo cultivar AY chromosome 5, USDA_Cmelo_AY_1.0, whole genome shotgun sequence genome has a segment encoding these proteins:
- the LOC103491310 gene encoding vacuolar iron transporter homolog 2.1-like: protein MASESGSVDYTQRAQWLRAAILGANDGLVSVASLMMGVGAVKPDAKAMLIAGFAGLVAGACSMAIGEFVSVYTQYDIEKAQLKRNGKEKNNNMEPKQPGEEEEKLPNPLQAALASAIAFSVGAVIPLVAAVFIRDHKVRLGVVAAVASLTLLVFGIVGAILGRTPVGKSAARVVVGGWMAMAITFGLTKLLGSKGL from the exons ATGGCTTCTGAGTCTGGCAGTGTTGATTATACTCAACGTGCTCAGTGGCTCCGAGCAGCAATCCTAGGGGCCAATGATGGGCTCGTCTCTGTTGCTTCGCTCATGATGGGCGTCGGAGCCGTGAAGCCCGACGCCAAAGCCATGCTTATTGCTGGATTTGCTGGACTGGTTGCCGGAGCTTGTAGTATGGCCATAGGGGAGTTTGTCTCAGTTTATACTCAATATGATATTGAGAAAGCTCAGCTGAAGAGAAATGGGAAGGAAAAGAAT AATAACATGGAACCAAAACAGCCGGGCGAGGAGGAAGAGAAGCTGCCGAATCCACTACAGGCTGCACTGGCATCGGCGATAGCGTTTTCGGTGGGAGCAGTCATTCCTTTGGTGGCAGCAGTGTTTATCCGAGACCATAAGGTGAGGCTGGGGGTGGTGGCAGCGGTGGCGAGCTTGACGCTATTGGTTTTTGGGATAGTTGGAGCCATCTTGGGGAGAACTCCGGTTGGAAAATCAGCAGCAAGAGTGGTGGTTGGAGGGTGGATGGCTATGGCCATTACTTTTGGCCTTACGAAGCTGCTTGGGTCTAAGGGACTATGA
- the LOC103491309 gene encoding protein RETICULATA-RELATED 1, chloroplastic isoform X1, producing the protein MSHAVFQTAQIMPINTQLTTNKLWLPSVVKLGPSYRNRAVLVVKAFTTSSPSFPSSSSSSGVPYGDSIAFLERCFETPSAPAGSDPFLAISSSSFGPVMKGQFGALGSVTLEKSKLDLSQKQSKSSPETAIGGGGGDIGKKINHGGGDGGDDDGDDDDYYDEFDDGDEGDEGGLFRRRKFLEELFDRKFVDAVLNEWQKTMMDLPAGFRQAYEMGLVSSAQMVRFLAVNARPTTTRFISRALPQGISRAFIGRMLADPSFLYRLLLEQAATIGCSAWWEIKNRKDRIKQEWDLALINVLTVTACNAIVVWSLAPCRSYGNTFRFDLQNTLQKLPNNIFEKSYPMREFDLQKRIHSFFYKAAELCLVGITAGAAQGVLSNFLSSKKQERLSVSVPTVSTNALGYGAFLGLYANLRYQLLCGFDRAMINHFDVIGVALFLSSAMRVLNVQLGERSRLAWLGIEADPLVQSRELLQKVYNRPSEDINQSSSKWFISKNAIISGLGLLGLKQSGADSVSEGESVPKARRKRIVRRKVTAGSS; encoded by the exons ATGTCTCATGCGGTGTTTCAAACGGCTCAAATCATGCCCATTAACACCCAGCTTACCACCAACAAGCTATGGCTGCCCTCGGTTGTTAAACTCGGTCCCTCTTATCGAAATAGAGCAGTTTTGGTGGTCAAGGCTTTCACaacttcttctccttctttcccttcttcttcttcttcttcgggTGTTCCTTATGGGGATTCCATTGCTTTTCTGGAGCGTTGCTTTGAAACCCCCTCTGCGCCTGCTGGGTCTGACCCTTTTCTTGCCatatcttcttcctcttttggCCCTGTTATGAAAGGCCAATTTGGTGCCCTTGGTTCTGTAACTTTGGAGAAATCCAAGCTTGATTTGTCTCAGAAGCAGTCCAAGTCTAGCCCTGAG ACTGCAATTGGGGGAGGTGGTGGAGATATTGGCAAGAAAATCAATCATGGTGGCGGTGACGGTGGAGACGATGATGGTGATGATGATGATTACTATGATGAGTTTGATGATGGCGACGAGGGAGATGAGGGTGGCTTGTTCCGGAGAAGGAAATTTCTTGAAGAG CTTTTTGATCGTAAATTTGTAGATGCAGTATTAAACGAGTGGCAGAAGACAATGATGGATTTGCCTGCTGGATTTCGTCAGGCTTATGAAATG GGTTTAGTTAGCTCGGCTCAAATGGTAAGATTCTTAGCAGTGAATGCCAGGCCAACTACAACTCGGTTCATTTCACGGGCACTTCCTCAAGGAATCTCACGGGCTTTTATTGGCAG GATGTTAGCAGATCCTTCCTTTCTCTATAGGCTTCTTTTAGAGCAGGCTGCTACAATTGGTTGTTCAGCTTGGTGGGAAATAAAGAATCGCAAGGACAG GATAAAACAGGAATGGGATCTGGCGCTCATTAATGTTCTCACTGTTACCGCTTGCAATGCTATAGTTGTTTGGTCACTTGCTCCTTGTCGTTCATATGGAAATACATTCCGATTTGATTTGCAAAATACATTACAGAAGCTTCccaataatatatttgaaaaaagttatCCTATGAGGGAATTTGACCTACAAAAGAGAATCCATTCGTTCTTCTACAAAGCTGCAGAGTTGTGCTTGGTCGGTATAACTGCAGGAGCAGCTCAAGGTGTTTTGTCCAATTTTCTCTCAAGTAAAAAGCAAGAAAG GTTATCTGTATCAGTTCCAACTGTGAGTACCAATGCTCTCGGGTATGGTGCTTTTCTCGGCCTCTATGCAAATCTCCGGTATCAGTTACTATGCGGTTTTGACAGAGCAATGATCAATCATTTTGATGTTATTGGAGTCGCTCTGTTTTTAAGCTCTGCAATGAG GGTTTTGAATGTGCAACTAGGAGAAAGATCAAGATTGGCTTGGCTTGGAATAGAGGCAGATCCATTGGTTCAGTCAAGGGAACTCTTGCAGAAGGTTTACAACCGACCTTCTGAAGACATTAATCAGTCTTCCTCGAAATGGTTTATTTCAAAGAATGCCATCATTTCTGGCCTTGGACTCCTCGGTCTCAAACAGTCTGGTGCTGACTCTGTCTCTGAAGGTGAATCAGTACCCAAAGCACGGAGGAAGAGAATTGTTCGGAGAAAGGTAACGGCAGGTTCGTCGTGA
- the LOC103491309 gene encoding protein RETICULATA-RELATED 1, chloroplastic isoform X2 — protein MSHAVFQTAQIMPINTQLTTNKLWLPSVVKLGPSYRNRAVLVVKAFTTSSPSFPSSSSSSGVPYGDSIAFLERCFETPSAPAGSDPFLAISSSSFGPVMKGQFGALGSVTLEKSKLDLSQKQSKSSPETAIGGGGGDIGKKINHGGGDGGDDDGDDDDYYDEFDDGDEGDEGGLFRRRKFLEELFDRKFVDAVLNEWQKTMMDLPAGFRQAYEMGLVSSAQMVRFLAVNARPTTTRFISRALPQGISRAFIGRLLLEQAATIGCSAWWEIKNRKDRIKQEWDLALINVLTVTACNAIVVWSLAPCRSYGNTFRFDLQNTLQKLPNNIFEKSYPMREFDLQKRIHSFFYKAAELCLVGITAGAAQGVLSNFLSSKKQERLSVSVPTVSTNALGYGAFLGLYANLRYQLLCGFDRAMINHFDVIGVALFLSSAMRVLNVQLGERSRLAWLGIEADPLVQSRELLQKVYNRPSEDINQSSSKWFISKNAIISGLGLLGLKQSGADSVSEGESVPKARRKRIVRRKVTAGSS, from the exons ATGTCTCATGCGGTGTTTCAAACGGCTCAAATCATGCCCATTAACACCCAGCTTACCACCAACAAGCTATGGCTGCCCTCGGTTGTTAAACTCGGTCCCTCTTATCGAAATAGAGCAGTTTTGGTGGTCAAGGCTTTCACaacttcttctccttctttcccttcttcttcttcttcttcgggTGTTCCTTATGGGGATTCCATTGCTTTTCTGGAGCGTTGCTTTGAAACCCCCTCTGCGCCTGCTGGGTCTGACCCTTTTCTTGCCatatcttcttcctcttttggCCCTGTTATGAAAGGCCAATTTGGTGCCCTTGGTTCTGTAACTTTGGAGAAATCCAAGCTTGATTTGTCTCAGAAGCAGTCCAAGTCTAGCCCTGAG ACTGCAATTGGGGGAGGTGGTGGAGATATTGGCAAGAAAATCAATCATGGTGGCGGTGACGGTGGAGACGATGATGGTGATGATGATGATTACTATGATGAGTTTGATGATGGCGACGAGGGAGATGAGGGTGGCTTGTTCCGGAGAAGGAAATTTCTTGAAGAG CTTTTTGATCGTAAATTTGTAGATGCAGTATTAAACGAGTGGCAGAAGACAATGATGGATTTGCCTGCTGGATTTCGTCAGGCTTATGAAATG GGTTTAGTTAGCTCGGCTCAAATGGTAAGATTCTTAGCAGTGAATGCCAGGCCAACTACAACTCGGTTCATTTCACGGGCACTTCCTCAAGGAATCTCACGGGCTTTTATTGGCAG GCTTCTTTTAGAGCAGGCTGCTACAATTGGTTGTTCAGCTTGGTGGGAAATAAAGAATCGCAAGGACAG GATAAAACAGGAATGGGATCTGGCGCTCATTAATGTTCTCACTGTTACCGCTTGCAATGCTATAGTTGTTTGGTCACTTGCTCCTTGTCGTTCATATGGAAATACATTCCGATTTGATTTGCAAAATACATTACAGAAGCTTCccaataatatatttgaaaaaagttatCCTATGAGGGAATTTGACCTACAAAAGAGAATCCATTCGTTCTTCTACAAAGCTGCAGAGTTGTGCTTGGTCGGTATAACTGCAGGAGCAGCTCAAGGTGTTTTGTCCAATTTTCTCTCAAGTAAAAAGCAAGAAAG GTTATCTGTATCAGTTCCAACTGTGAGTACCAATGCTCTCGGGTATGGTGCTTTTCTCGGCCTCTATGCAAATCTCCGGTATCAGTTACTATGCGGTTTTGACAGAGCAATGATCAATCATTTTGATGTTATTGGAGTCGCTCTGTTTTTAAGCTCTGCAATGAG GGTTTTGAATGTGCAACTAGGAGAAAGATCAAGATTGGCTTGGCTTGGAATAGAGGCAGATCCATTGGTTCAGTCAAGGGAACTCTTGCAGAAGGTTTACAACCGACCTTCTGAAGACATTAATCAGTCTTCCTCGAAATGGTTTATTTCAAAGAATGCCATCATTTCTGGCCTTGGACTCCTCGGTCTCAAACAGTCTGGTGCTGACTCTGTCTCTGAAGGTGAATCAGTACCCAAAGCACGGAGGAAGAGAATTGTTCGGAGAAAGGTAACGGCAGGTTCGTCGTGA